The following coding sequences lie in one Thermosulfuriphilus ammonigenes genomic window:
- the prfA gene encoding peptide chain release factor 1 has translation MKLLSPYLKRLDQVEERYRELEERLGDPSIFSRPEEYQKIAKERAALTEIVETYRKYKNLLKQLTDNRQLLDDPDEEIRELAKTEIEELEPQVEELERRLMILLLPKDPNDERNILLEIRAGTGGEEAALFAADLFRMYSRYAERKGWTIEILDANPTGIGGFKEIIALVRGKGAYSRLKYESGVHRVQRVPETESQGRIHTSAVTVAVLPEAEDVEVEIDPSELRIDTYRASGAGGQHVNKTESAVRITHIPTGIVVQCQNERSQHKNKAQAMKILKARLLELRRREQEAKIRDTRRSQVGTGDRSERIRTYNFPQGRVTDHRIGLTLYRLEDILDGDLEEIIEALITHFQTEALKMQAEEMAA, from the coding sequence ATGAAACTTTTAAGCCCTTATCTCAAAAGACTGGATCAGGTCGAGGAGCGCTATCGGGAGCTTGAAGAGCGCCTTGGGGATCCGTCTATCTTCTCCAGGCCCGAAGAGTATCAAAAAATAGCCAAAGAAAGAGCTGCCCTCACAGAGATTGTCGAGACCTATCGCAAATATAAAAACCTTCTTAAACAGCTGACTGATAACCGGCAGCTTCTTGATGATCCTGACGAGGAGATAAGAGAGCTGGCCAAGACAGAAATAGAAGAACTTGAACCCCAGGTGGAAGAGCTTGAAAGGCGTTTGATGATTCTCCTCTTACCTAAGGATCCTAACGACGAACGGAACATTCTTCTTGAAATCCGGGCCGGAACCGGTGGAGAGGAAGCGGCCTTGTTTGCCGCTGACCTTTTCCGTATGTACTCCCGCTATGCCGAACGTAAGGGATGGACTATAGAAATCCTTGATGCCAACCCTACAGGGATTGGTGGCTTCAAGGAAATCATTGCCCTTGTTCGTGGGAAAGGAGCTTATAGCCGACTCAAGTATGAAAGCGGCGTCCATCGGGTCCAGAGGGTTCCAGAGACTGAGAGTCAGGGACGCATTCACACCTCTGCCGTTACGGTAGCCGTACTCCCAGAGGCTGAGGATGTAGAGGTTGAAATTGACCCCTCAGAACTCCGTATTGATACCTACCGGGCCAGTGGAGCCGGGGGGCAACACGTCAACAAGACCGAATCTGCCGTCCGGATCACCCATATCCCTACAGGTATTGTGGTTCAGTGTCAGAATGAGCGAAGCCAACACAAAAACAAGGCCCAGGCCATGAAGATTCTCAAGGCCCGGCTTCTTGAGCTTCGGCGCCGAGAGCAAGAGGCCAAAATTCGCGATACCCGCCGTAGTCAGGTGGGCACCGGAGACCGAAGCGAACGTATTCGAACCTATAATTTCCCCCAGGGACGAGTCACTGACCACCGCATTGGTTTAACCCTCTATCGCCTGGAAGATATCCTCGATGGCGACCTTGAGGAGATCATCGAGGCTCTCATTACTCACTTCCAAACCGAAGCCCTAAAGATGCAGGCCGAAGAAATGGCCGCCTAA
- the rpmE gene encoding 50S ribosomal protein L31, whose translation MKKGIHPKYYEKTVIRCACGNEIIAGSTQKEIRVEVCSNCHPFFTGKQKLVDTTGQVEKFLKKYGLEKPDFLK comes from the coding sequence ATGAAAAAAGGCATACACCCCAAATACTATGAAAAGACAGTTATTCGTTGCGCCTGTGGCAATGAAATCATTGCCGGCTCCACCCAAAAGGAAATCCGGGTAGAGGTTTGTTCAAACTGTCATCCCTTCTTTACCGGAAAACAGAAGTTGGTGGACACCACCGGTCAGGTAGAGAAATTTCTTAAGAAATACGGCTTGGAGAAGCCAGATTTCTTAAAGTAA
- the rho gene encoding transcription termination factor Rho: MNLTELKRKPIGDLYELAQELGIDGASSMRKQELIFAILQAQMAKEGVVYGEGVLEVLPEGFGFLRSPDSNYLPGPDDIYVSPSQIRRFGLRTGDTVSGQIRPPKEGERYFALLKVESINFSDPETVKHKIMFDNLTPIYPNEWLRLETDPDNYSTRIIDLFIPIGKGQRGLIVAPPRTGKTVLLQNIANGITRNHPNVYLIVLLIDERPEEVTDMQRSVRGEVISSTFDEPPQRHTQVAEMVIEKAKRLVEHRRDVVILLDSLTRLARAYNTVTPPSGKLLSGGLDANALHKPKRFFGAARNIEEGGSLTIIATCLIDTGSRMDEVIFEEFKGTGNMEIHLDRKLADKRIFPSIDINKSGTRREELLLPPEVLNRVWILRKLLSPLNPVDTMEFLLEKMDGTKNNAEFLASMSK, translated from the coding sequence ATGAACTTAACGGAACTGAAGCGTAAACCTATAGGAGACCTTTATGAACTGGCTCAGGAGCTGGGGATCGATGGAGCCAGCTCTATGCGGAAGCAGGAACTTATCTTCGCCATCCTCCAGGCCCAGATGGCCAAAGAAGGGGTAGTTTATGGCGAAGGGGTCTTAGAGGTTCTCCCTGAGGGATTCGGTTTCCTAAGGAGCCCAGATTCCAATTATCTCCCCGGACCAGACGACATCTATGTCTCCCCCTCGCAGATAAGACGATTTGGATTGCGAACGGGAGATACAGTCTCTGGGCAGATTCGTCCCCCAAAGGAAGGAGAACGTTATTTTGCTCTGCTCAAGGTGGAGTCTATCAATTTTAGTGATCCGGAGACAGTCAAACATAAGATAATGTTTGACAACCTAACCCCTATTTATCCGAACGAATGGCTCCGCCTGGAAACCGACCCTGACAACTATTCCACTCGAATTATTGATCTTTTTATCCCCATTGGTAAAGGCCAGCGAGGCCTTATCGTGGCTCCCCCAAGAACAGGAAAGACTGTTTTACTTCAAAATATTGCCAACGGAATCACCCGTAATCACCCCAATGTTTATCTAATTGTTCTCCTTATTGATGAGCGTCCTGAAGAGGTCACCGATATGCAGCGTTCAGTACGGGGGGAGGTTATTAGCTCAACCTTTGATGAACCGCCCCAGCGTCACACCCAGGTGGCCGAGATGGTTATCGAAAAGGCCAAACGGCTGGTAGAACACCGTCGAGATGTAGTCATCCTGCTTGATAGCCTTACCCGACTGGCCCGGGCTTATAATACCGTTACACCTCCCAGTGGGAAGCTCCTTTCAGGGGGGCTTGATGCCAACGCCCTTCACAAACCCAAGAGATTCTTCGGAGCGGCCAGAAATATCGAAGAAGGTGGCAGCCTGACCATTATTGCCACCTGTCTAATAGACACCGGAAGCCGGATGGATGAGGTTATCTTTGAAGAGTTTAAGGGTACAGGGAACATGGAAATTCACCTTGACCGCAAACTGGCCGACAAGAGAATCTTCCCCTCCATTGACATCAATAAAAGTGGCACCAGGAGAGAGGAGCTCCTTTTGCCCCCCGAGGTGCTCAACCGGGTTTGGATCCTGCGCAAGCTTCTCTCACCCCTTAACCCTGTAGATACTATGGAGTTTCTGCTGGAAAAGATGGACGGAACCAAAAACAATGCCGAGTTCCTGGCCTCCATGAGCAAATGA
- a CDS encoding phosphate-starvation-inducible PsiE family protein encodes MKRLSFEELCRFYRQIERGLYFFLVLCLVMATIFTLGDIITSWHRFHLQGDTLGQIFFILDRVLLAMMLMEILHTILFTCEGHILTIEPFLVVGVMASVRRILIISLEIAHPPTEFISSQRFNQYMLELGVLAALIGVFILGIILLRRRGETA; translated from the coding sequence ATGAAAAGATTATCTTTTGAAGAACTTTGTCGTTTTTATCGCCAGATCGAGCGCGGACTCTATTTCTTTCTGGTTCTCTGTCTGGTTATGGCCACTATTTTTACCCTGGGAGATATTATCACCTCTTGGCATCGTTTCCACCTCCAAGGGGATACCCTGGGTCAGATCTTTTTTATTCTTGATCGAGTGCTTTTAGCCATGATGCTCATGGAGATACTCCATACCATTCTTTTCACCTGCGAAGGACATATCCTCACCATAGAGCCCTTCCTGGTGGTCGGGGTAATGGCTTCCGTGCGTCGAATTCTGATTATCTCTCTTGAGATCGCCCATCCGCCTACGGAATTCATCAGTAGCCAAAGATTTAATCAATATATGCTAGAGTTGGGCGTGTTGGCAGCTCTAATTGGCGTTTTCATCTTAGGGATTATCCTCCTTAGGCGTCGGGGAGAGACTGCCTAG
- a CDS encoding aconitate hydratase produces the protein MAYTVAEKILKEHLVEGELKRGTPIAIRIDQTLTQDATGTMAHLEFESIGIPRVKTELSVSYVDHNLLQTDFRNADDHRFLQSIAARFGIWFSRPGNGICHQVHLERFACPGKTLLGSDSHTPTAGGCGMIAIGAGGLDVAMAMAGFPFHLIMPKIIGIRLTGTLPPWVSARDVALEMLRRLSVKGGLGKILEYFGPGVTSLSVPDRATIANLGTEMGATTSVFPSDEVTKAWLVAQGREKDFKEILPDDGARYDEVIEIDLSTLEPLIACPSSPDNVVPVSQVAGRPVSQVIIGSCANSSLRDLLLAAKVLEGRSIHPEVSFEINPGSRQVLENLDDLGYLKPLIHAGARIHQSGCLGCIGMGQAPATGTISLRTFTRNFPGRSGTKNDQVYLCSPEVAVAAAITGKITDPRQLGSPPTIEIPSSFIVNDNMIIPPPEDGSGVEIIRGPNIKPLPQFDPLPEDLKGVVLLKLGDNITTDHIMPAGSKILPLRSNIPAISEYVFSAIDPQFSSRALETKEKGEGVFIVGGENYGQGSSREHAALAPRYLGVRAKLAKSFARIHKANLINFGILPVIFADPADYDRIQAGDRLVFRQVRKALETGRDTIIIEIEGGGEILGRLDLTDRDRRILLAGSLLNLARQA, from the coding sequence ATGGCCTATACAGTCGCCGAAAAGATCCTTAAAGAGCACCTGGTTGAGGGAGAACTTAAACGAGGAACCCCTATCGCCATCCGAATAGACCAGACTCTCACCCAGGACGCCACGGGGACCATGGCTCACCTTGAATTTGAATCCATCGGGATTCCCCGGGTAAAGACCGAACTGTCAGTTTCTTATGTAGATCACAACCTTCTTCAGACCGACTTTAGAAACGCCGACGATCATCGTTTTCTTCAATCTATCGCCGCTCGCTTTGGCATCTGGTTTAGCCGTCCGGGCAACGGGATCTGCCATCAAGTCCACCTGGAGCGCTTTGCCTGCCCGGGGAAAACCCTTCTCGGCTCAGATAGCCATACCCCTACCGCCGGAGGCTGCGGTATGATTGCTATCGGAGCCGGCGGTCTAGATGTGGCAATGGCCATGGCCGGCTTTCCCTTTCATCTGATAATGCCCAAAATCATTGGAATCCGTCTTACCGGAACTCTTCCCCCCTGGGTTTCAGCCAGAGACGTGGCCCTTGAAATGTTAAGACGGCTGTCAGTCAAGGGAGGGTTGGGCAAAATCCTGGAGTATTTCGGCCCGGGAGTAACCAGCCTCTCCGTACCTGACCGGGCCACCATAGCCAATTTAGGGACCGAAATGGGAGCTACCACCAGTGTATTTCCCTCTGATGAGGTCACCAAAGCTTGGCTGGTGGCTCAGGGGAGGGAAAAAGATTTTAAGGAAATCTTACCCGATGATGGGGCCCGCTACGACGAGGTTATCGAAATAGACCTCTCAACCCTTGAGCCCCTTATCGCCTGCCCCTCTTCCCCTGACAATGTGGTACCGGTCTCCCAAGTAGCCGGAAGGCCGGTATCCCAGGTAATCATCGGCTCCTGTGCCAACAGCTCTTTAAGAGACCTGCTCCTGGCAGCCAAGGTCCTTGAAGGTCGATCAATCCACCCGGAGGTCTCCTTTGAAATAAATCCTGGTAGCCGGCAAGTGTTAGAAAATCTTGATGACCTGGGGTACCTTAAGCCCCTTATCCACGCCGGGGCCAGGATTCATCAGTCTGGATGTCTTGGCTGTATCGGCATGGGACAGGCTCCGGCTACCGGAACTATCTCCTTAAGGACCTTCACCCGCAACTTTCCCGGCCGAAGCGGAACCAAAAATGATCAGGTTTATCTCTGTAGCCCTGAAGTGGCCGTGGCCGCCGCCATAACCGGCAAAATCACGGATCCTCGCCAGCTTGGTTCCCCACCGACCATCGAAATTCCTTCAAGCTTTATCGTAAATGACAACATGATTATTCCTCCTCCCGAGGATGGTTCTGGAGTGGAGATTATCCGCGGCCCAAACATCAAACCTCTTCCCCAGTTTGATCCTTTACCGGAAGATCTTAAAGGAGTGGTTCTCCTTAAACTGGGGGACAACATTACCACAGACCACATTATGCCGGCCGGCAGCAAGATCCTGCCTTTAAGAAGTAACATTCCGGCCATAAGTGAATATGTCTTCTCGGCCATCGACCCTCAGTTCTCCTCCCGAGCCCTGGAGACCAAGGAAAAGGGAGAAGGGGTGTTTATTGTTGGTGGTGAAAACTACGGCCAGGGTTCTTCTCGGGAGCACGCCGCTTTGGCCCCCCGGTACCTCGGGGTCCGAGCCAAACTTGCCAAGAGCTTCGCCCGGATTCACAAGGCCAATTTAATCAATTTCGGCATTCTTCCGGTGATCTTTGCCGATCCTGCCGACTATGACCGGATTCAAGCTGGTGACCGTCTTGTCTTTCGTCAGGTTCGGAAAGCCTTGGAGACGGGAAGGGATACAATAATCATAGAAATTGAAGGCGGGGGAGAGATTCTTGGCCGCCTCGATCTTACAGATCGAGACCGCCGTATCCTTTTGGCTGGCTCACTCCTTAACCTGGCCCGACAGGCCTAG
- a CDS encoding 3-deoxy-7-phosphoheptulonate synthase, whose protein sequence is MIIILKPEINKESPELKKLLSFLDRYEGVKIRLAEFEGETRSVLEVHLIGNTDSIPLETVQALPGVEKAIRVSAKYRQIGRHGDLEAIGFTYNGIKISQDTFHIFAGLCAVDTKENAEKIFAALAKVGIETARMGAYKPRTSPYDFQGHGRQCLPWLFEMAGKYGIKIIAMEVLSPHHIEEINRALEEAGHPTGVMLQIGTRNAQNFELLKAVGSQHEHPILYKRGMGLTLEESLNACEYIASEGNRNIVFCLRGVRTHLGDPHRNLVDFGHVPVVKRLTRLPVCVDPSHPIGSRVAAPDGIMDIFHVAAQGVIAGANIVLVEFHPCPEEALCDGPQAITLEELPHFVEHMRIARKAYEDLRSLASRVAVSKWDPQTAVA, encoded by the coding sequence ATGATTATCATTCTCAAGCCAGAAATCAACAAGGAAAGTCCGGAGCTAAAGAAGCTTTTGAGCTTTCTGGATAGATATGAAGGGGTCAAGATTCGCTTGGCCGAATTTGAGGGAGAAACTCGTTCCGTACTTGAGGTTCACCTCATCGGCAACACGGACTCCATTCCTCTGGAAACTGTCCAGGCCCTCCCAGGGGTAGAGAAGGCCATCAGAGTTTCGGCCAAATATCGCCAGATAGGTCGCCATGGAGACCTTGAGGCCATTGGTTTTACCTACAATGGGATCAAAATCAGCCAGGATACCTTTCATATCTTTGCCGGCCTCTGCGCCGTGGATACCAAAGAAAATGCCGAAAAGATCTTTGCTGCTCTGGCCAAGGTCGGTATTGAAACCGCCCGCATGGGGGCCTACAAACCCCGCACCAGCCCTTATGACTTCCAAGGCCATGGAAGACAATGTCTTCCCTGGCTTTTCGAAATGGCCGGCAAATATGGCATTAAGATCATCGCCATGGAGGTTTTAAGCCCTCATCACATAGAAGAGATAAACCGGGCCCTAGAGGAAGCCGGCCATCCCACAGGCGTGATGCTCCAGATTGGCACTCGCAATGCTCAAAATTTCGAACTCCTTAAGGCCGTAGGGTCTCAGCACGAGCATCCTATTCTATATAAACGGGGGATGGGCCTTACCCTGGAGGAATCCCTTAATGCCTGTGAGTACATCGCCAGTGAAGGTAACCGCAATATAGTCTTCTGCCTCCGGGGAGTAAGGACCCACCTCGGAGATCCTCATCGCAATCTGGTAGATTTTGGTCATGTTCCGGTGGTCAAACGTCTGACCAGACTACCTGTCTGTGTTGATCCCAGTCATCCCATCGGCTCCCGAGTTGCCGCTCCTGATGGTATCATGGACATCTTCCATGTGGCGGCCCAGGGGGTAATCGCCGGAGCCAACATTGTTCTGGTGGAGTTTCATCCCTGCCCTGAGGAAGCCCTCTGTGATGGGCCTCAGGCTATTACCCTTGAAGAGCTTCCTCACTTTGTAGAGCATATGCGGATCGCCAGAAAGGCCTATGAAGACCTGCGTTCTTTGGCCTCACGAGTAGCGGTTTCCAAGTGGGATCCCCAGACGGCCGTAGCCTAG
- a CDS encoding ArnT family glycosyltransferase, whose amino-acid sequence MREFQTKPLIERPWLVLSLVLLGAMVVRLVVFWRTPVIAEDSFFYIYHAQKILAGAWEEAVRCRYNFIPFSSLSIIPFYELVGDWILAGQMSSVFWTLAGTVPLYLLSRQLFSSRVALLMAVAYAFLPFFVKRSLDVLKGPPFWFFSLMGFYLVGRFGQEKRPFWLSLASISFLLASSSRIEALVYLPGTFLFIPFLCRGQGCSPPKALLFFALPPLMVLGLFFLPLFSNKEGTFSLYHLYFEHRIGLIKRHSSYHHWYSQFDTLARKTGAPLWKYLRETLWILPLEILVYKIFSAISGLGPIFCLGMARAKSRLKEPLVAYLSFLSALAFLLLLFWAYKFPAITKRYVIVFVLPAYVFVGLGLEWLLDRWPKRQKKVFVFLLILLLSFPLVDIHKLRRKNKIPFLKAARVINRLERHHRPVKIATTSWYILFYVNYFRRPAICYLSMVNYRQLTSNPQNLPQVLRQEKVAYFVWEEKTLGRRGETIRAVADKYLQPLGVFPDSSLGTIILYRIPPKEASRPDEASLPPRLSGERPGRP is encoded by the coding sequence ATGAGAGAATTTCAAACAAAACCATTAATTGAGCGACCATGGCTGGTTTTGTCTTTGGTTCTTCTGGGGGCCATGGTCGTGCGTCTGGTTGTTTTCTGGCGAACTCCGGTCATCGCTGAAGACAGCTTTTTCTATATCTATCACGCCCAGAAGATACTGGCCGGTGCCTGGGAAGAGGCTGTGAGGTGTCGCTATAATTTTATTCCTTTCTCCAGCCTCTCTATTATTCCCTTCTATGAGCTGGTGGGAGACTGGATCCTGGCCGGGCAGATGAGCTCTGTCTTCTGGACTCTGGCGGGAACGGTTCCCCTTTATCTTCTGTCGCGCCAGCTATTCTCTTCCCGGGTGGCCCTCCTTATGGCTGTGGCCTATGCCTTTCTCCCCTTCTTTGTCAAGCGGAGCCTTGATGTCCTCAAGGGCCCCCCTTTCTGGTTCTTCTCCCTGATGGGGTTTTACCTGGTGGGGCGTTTTGGGCAGGAGAAGAGGCCCTTCTGGCTTTCCTTGGCTTCGATTTCCTTCCTTCTGGCCTCTTCGAGCCGTATCGAGGCCCTGGTTTATCTTCCGGGGACTTTTCTTTTTATCCCTTTTCTCTGCCGGGGGCAGGGCTGTAGCCCCCCCAAGGCCCTTTTATTTTTTGCCCTTCCCCCTCTGATGGTCCTTGGGCTTTTCTTTCTTCCCCTTTTCTCGAATAAAGAGGGGACATTTTCTCTTTATCATCTGTATTTTGAGCACCGAATAGGTCTTATCAAACGTCACTCAAGTTATCACCACTGGTATAGCCAGTTTGATACCCTCGCCCGGAAGACAGGGGCCCCCTTATGGAAATACCTCCGGGAGACGCTTTGGATCCTTCCCCTAGAGATCCTCGTCTATAAGATTTTTTCCGCTATATCCGGGCTGGGGCCTATTTTTTGCCTGGGGATGGCCAGGGCAAAGAGTCGCCTTAAAGAGCCCCTGGTGGCCTATTTATCTTTTCTTTCAGCGTTGGCCTTTTTGCTTCTCCTCTTCTGGGCTTATAAGTTTCCGGCCATCACCAAACGCTATGTGATTGTCTTTGTTCTTCCGGCCTATGTCTTTGTGGGCCTTGGTCTTGAATGGCTTCTTGATCGTTGGCCCAAAAGGCAGAAAAAGGTCTTTGTTTTTCTTCTTATCCTTCTCCTATCCTTTCCCCTGGTAGATATTCATAAGCTCAGACGCAAAAATAAGATTCCCTTTCTTAAGGCCGCCAGGGTAATCAACCGCTTAGAAAGACACCACCGTCCGGTAAAGATTGCCACTACCTCCTGGTATATTCTCTTTTACGTTAACTACTTCCGGCGGCCGGCTATCTGCTATCTTTCTATGGTTAACTACCGACAACTGACCTCAAATCCCCAAAATCTTCCCCAGGTCCTTCGTCAGGAGAAAGTGGCCTATTTTGTCTGGGAAGAGAAGACCCTTGGTCGCCGAGGGGAAACTATCAGGGCTGTGGCCGACAAATACCTTCAGCCCTTGGGAGTCTTTCCTGATAGCTCTCTAGGAACGATCATCCTCTACCGGATACCACCTAAAGAGGCCAGTAGGCCCGATGAAGCCTCTTTACCTCCTCGATTATCGGGAGAGAGACCTGGCAGGCCTTAA
- a CDS encoding histone deacetylase family protein: MKKTGVILDERFLNHDPGPFHVESPERLRVIYQRLEEPEFRDRFKKLFPRMAREEELCWNHTPEYVRRIASLAGKEAELDPDTRVSPGTWEAAVLAVGAVFTGIDAILNKHIHNGFALVRPPGHHAEANRAMGFCIFNNVALGAHYAREARSLSRILIIDWDLHHGNGTQWSFYDRDDVLYFSTHQFPYYPGSGSLKEIGRGQGEGFTVNVPLPAGCGDGEYLTIFKEILVPVARAFKPELILVSAGFDPYYADPLGGMMVTPVGFAYLTRILMELADEVCQGRLLLCLEGGYNLAGLRDSTMACLLELLGESLIPPEKEKELKACQVSLPIIEEVKRLHRAYWPL, encoded by the coding sequence ATGAAAAAGACTGGGGTGATCCTTGACGAACGCTTTCTGAATCACGATCCGGGGCCCTTCCACGTAGAAAGCCCGGAAAGGCTTAGAGTCATCTATCAGCGTCTGGAGGAACCAGAATTCAGGGATCGCTTTAAAAAGCTCTTCCCCCGAATGGCTCGAGAAGAAGAGCTTTGCTGGAATCATACCCCGGAATATGTCCGAAGGATCGCCTCCCTGGCCGGAAAAGAGGCCGAACTTGACCCTGACACCAGGGTATCACCCGGAACCTGGGAGGCCGCTGTTTTAGCCGTTGGAGCAGTCTTTACAGGGATAGATGCCATCCTCAACAAGCATATCCACAATGGCTTTGCCCTGGTAAGACCTCCAGGCCACCACGCTGAGGCCAACCGGGCCATGGGATTCTGCATCTTTAACAATGTAGCCTTGGGGGCCCACTATGCCAGAGAAGCCCGAAGTCTTTCCCGAATCCTTATTATTGATTGGGATCTTCATCACGGAAACGGAACTCAGTGGAGCTTTTACGACCGGGATGACGTGCTTTATTTCTCCACCCATCAGTTTCCCTACTATCCAGGAAGTGGCTCCTTAAAAGAAATAGGCCGAGGCCAGGGAGAAGGGTTTACGGTTAATGTACCCCTTCCGGCCGGCTGTGGTGACGGAGAATATCTGACCATCTTTAAGGAAATTCTTGTTCCCGTAGCCCGGGCCTTTAAGCCTGAGCTTATTCTTGTCTCTGCCGGCTTTGACCCCTACTACGCTGATCCTTTAGGAGGCATGATGGTCACCCCGGTGGGGTTTGCCTACCTGACCCGAATCCTTATGGAGTTGGCCGACGAAGTATGTCAGGGACGACTTCTCCTCTGTCTTGAAGGAGGCTACAATCTAGCCGGCCTCAGGGATTCCACTATGGCCTGTTTGCTGGAGCTTCTGGGAGAAAGCCTCATCCCACCAGAGAAGGAAAAGGAGCTTAAGGCCTGCCAGGTCTCTCTCCCGATAATCGAGGAGGTAAAGAGGCTTCATCGGGCCTACTGGCCTCTTTAG
- a CDS encoding MarC family protein — MPPLPPLEKNLQAWITALVSIFIIVDPLGNVPLFLALTIDYPRTKIRSTIKRAVLVATGVLVIFCLAGEVILKFFGIRVPTFRVAGGIILFLIALRMIQALPLLTRSSPQETDQAGREREDVAIVPLAVPILAGPGAITTVMVLSGQESKFLVIVSILVVMVLTYIILARATWVARALGATGMGLFTRIMGLILAVIAVEFIATGLGELYPGWTSP, encoded by the coding sequence ATGCCGCCGCTGCCGCCCCTAGAAAAAAACCTTCAGGCCTGGATAACCGCTCTGGTTTCTATCTTCATCATTGTTGATCCCTTGGGCAATGTACCCCTTTTCCTCGCCCTGACTATTGATTATCCCCGGACAAAAATCAGAAGCACTATTAAACGGGCTGTACTTGTAGCTACTGGAGTCCTGGTGATCTTTTGTCTCGCTGGAGAGGTCATTCTTAAGTTTTTTGGCATCAGGGTACCTACCTTTCGGGTGGCCGGAGGAATCATTCTCTTTCTTATTGCCTTAAGGATGATCCAGGCCCTGCCTCTTCTTACCCGCTCCTCCCCTCAAGAGACCGATCAGGCTGGCCGGGAAAGAGAAGACGTAGCCATTGTTCCCCTGGCTGTCCCTATTCTGGCCGGACCAGGGGCCATAACCACGGTAATGGTTCTTTCTGGCCAGGAGTCCAAATTCTTGGTAATCGTCTCCATATTGGTAGTTATGGTGCTTACCTACATTATACTAGCCCGAGCAACCTGGGTGGCCCGGGCCTTAGGAGCCACCGGGATGGGGCTCTTTACCCGAATCATGGGGCTTATTCTGGCCGTCATTGCCGTAGAGTTTATCGCTACCGGTCTGGGAGAGCTCTATCCTGGATGGACGTCTCCTTAA
- a CDS encoding thermonuclease family protein yields MTRLWKTAVVFFVLLSFATGAGAKAWRRVRAVIDGDTIIVRGETRVRYAGINAPEIAHDDRPGEPLGEEAKKYNAKLLKGKRVRLEYAKERYDRYGRVLAYVFLPDGTMVNEAMVAAGLAYVCYNPPNDRYISRLLAAQRRAIEARRGIFGLRVRQEPYYIGNTRTFRFHRPNCPFGQKTSPRNRYIFKSRLEAFYYGYCPCRRCRP; encoded by the coding sequence ATGACTAGGCTCTGGAAGACTGCGGTTGTTTTCTTTGTTCTTCTTTCCTTTGCCACCGGAGCCGGGGCTAAAGCCTGGAGACGAGTTCGAGCTGTCATTGATGGCGACACCATTATTGTTCGAGGAGAGACCCGCGTCCGTTATGCCGGAATAAATGCCCCTGAGATCGCCCATGATGACCGCCCTGGAGAGCCCTTAGGAGAAGAGGCCAAAAAGTACAACGCCAAGCTACTCAAGGGCAAAAGGGTTCGTCTGGAATACGCCAAAGAAAGATATGATCGTTATGGTAGGGTTCTGGCCTATGTCTTTCTCCCGGATGGGACTATGGTCAACGAGGCTATGGTAGCCGCCGGTCTGGCCTATGTCTGCTATAACCCCCCAAATGATCGCTATATCTCCCGCCTTCTGGCCGCCCAGCGGCGGGCTATTGAGGCCAGACGCGGCATATTTGGTCTCCGCGTCCGGCAGGAGCCCTATTACATCGGCAACACCCGTACCTTCCGTTTCCATCGACCAAACTGCCCCTTTGGTCAGAAGACCTCTCCCAGGAATCGCTATATCTTTAAGTCACGTCTTGAAGCCTTCTATTACGGGTATTGTCCATGCCGCCGCTGCCGCCCCTAG